The region GCCGCGTGATGACGTCGTCCTTGCGGGCCATGACCTGCTTCCAGTTCAGCTTCGGCTTGTCCACGCCCTCAATCCCGTAGGTGTTGGCGTGCTTCAGGTGGTCCCAGATCTCGGCTGTAAACAGCAGAGCCTTGGTCGGAATGCATCCCCACAGCAGGCAAGTTCCACCCAGCCTGTCATTTGCATCAATCAGGGCTACTTTCAGACCATACTGCGCCGCACGGATGCCGCAGGTATAACCCGCCGGACCGCCGCCCACCACCACCACGTCAAAGATCGTATCTGCCAAAACGTTCTCCTCTTCGATTCCCCAAACATTCTAGATTACAGAGCCTGTCAAGCCCCCACGCCGGGCGAACACCGCACCACGACCGCCGCTTTTCTCAAAAAAGCCCAAAAGTTCACCTGCACCGCAATTTAGGGGTAGACAAATTGCGATTTGAGGATAAACTTCCGTCCTGATACCGGGGCCCCGTAACAGAATCACACTCCGCCAGAAAGCAGAGCGAGATCATGATCCTGAACGGCACTGCCGTCGAGAACAACACCACCCTTCGCGCACAATATTGTGTTATCGGCTCCGGAATGGGAGGAGCCTCCGTCGCCTCCTCCCTCGCAAAGGCCGGCAAAGACGTCCTCCTGGTGGAAGCCGGAGGCAGCGAACGCTCCTCTTCGCCTCCAGTCTCGGCCGAGAGCACCGGACGGCCCTTCGGCATTCCGCTCACACGCTGCATCGAGCTTGGGGGAACCAGCAACGCCTGGCATGGCAACTCCAATCCTCTGGATGAGCAGGACTTCGCCCCCCGGCCCTGGCTCGACGTTGACGGCTGGCCGCTTACCCGGCAGGACCTCGATCCGTTCTATGAGAAGGCGGCCCTCCTGCTGGGAAATGACTCCTGCAGCGGCCTTAAGCCCAGCCTGTTGCCGCCCGCTGTTCATCGCAGTATCGGCCGCATCGACTTCAACCCCTCCATCCTGCACCCCAAGTTCCTCGAATATCGCAAGCCACCGCACCGGTGGAAGAATACCCTGCTCGAGCTCGCCCACAACGGTCGCCTGCGCTGCCTGCTTGGGACCTGCGCTCTCGAACTTCTGCCCGACGAGCATGGATCGAGGGTGGTGCGCCTCAAGGCCGGAGCCCCCGGCCGCACTTTCTTTCTCGAGGCCGAAACCTTCATCGTGGCCGCAGGCGCTCTGGAGACGCCCCGCCTGCTTCTCAACTCCCGCTCGCGCCACCCCGGGGGAATCGGAAACCAGCACGACCAGGTGGGCCGCTGCCTGATGGACCACCCCACCGGCCCCTTTTCCATGCTTCGCTTCCGGCGCATCCTCCGGGCCACCGCCTACTCCGACCATGCCCTGCCGGGCGGCGAGCGCTATGTCCGCGCGGCCCTTGCCCTGCAGCCCGAGCTTCAGGAGAGCCTCCAGACCTCCAATCATTACTTTATGATCCGCCCCTGCATCGGATCGCGGCACGTCCGGGGAGACCTCCGTCTCTCTTTCCTCGCCGCCCGGTCCATCCGCGATATCAACGTCCGCCAGGTGGCCGGAATCCTCAGCTCGCCCAACCTTCTCTATCGCATCCTTATCGCACGGCTCGGTGTCCCGGCGTTCTATCGCTATGGCGAGCTGTTCTTCATGGCGGAGCAGCTTCCCAATCCCAAGAGCCGCATCACCCTTTCCCCGGAACGGAAAGACGCCTTCGGCTATCCTGTCGCCTCCATCCACTGGAACCCGACCAGCGCCGACTTCAGGAGCCTCGAGAGCTTCGTCAATACGGCTTTCACCACCGGTCTTTCCTCACGCCACCACCGTATGGCCCACCAGGGAACCATCGAGGAGTGGATCGACAGCTTTACCTCGGCTGCGCACCATCTCGGTACGGCCCGCATGGCTGCAACGTCCACCCACGGCGTCGTTAACCCCAGCCTGCAGGTCTTCGGGGTGAACAATCTCTATCTCTGCGACGCCTCCGTCTTCCCGACCGCGGGGAGCGCGAATCCCTCGCTCACCATCACAGCGCTCGGAATACGTCTGGCCCAGCATCTGCTTCGGGATCAGGGGATTCAGAAGAGTTCCGTCCCGAGTCAGCTTCTCCAGAATTCGTCGATTTCAGAGCGGTCAATTCCAGTTTCGCTCAACGGGGCAGGGCCCAACTGAATCAGGCGCTTTTTCCGGTCGGGTCCTCTGTTCTCCAGCTAGACTATCCTTGCGCTGGGCCGGCTTTACTATAGACTTTCTCGCTGGTTCACGGAGCAGATACCGTTGAGCGACAAAAAGGACAGCAAAAAGAAGGTCATCGAACCCCTGCGTCCTCGGGAACCTGCACTGGCGATGACGGCCAAGGCCCGCCACTGGGAGCGAGCCTGGAAGGATCTGCGCGACTCCTCCGAACGGCTGGAAGAGCTGGCCGCCATCGTCTCCTCTTCCAACGACGCCATCATCGGCAAAGACCTTAACGGCATCGTCACCAGCTGGAACCAGGCTGCCACCCGCATCCTCGGCTACACCGCCGATGAGATGATCGGCCAGTCCATCCTCCGGCTTCTCCCCGAACATCTGCAGCCGGACGAGGCCGAGATTCTCCGCAAGATCCGCACAGGCGAGCGCATCGACCACTTCGAGACCGTGCGCCGCACCAAAAATGGCGAGCTGATCGACGTCTCACTGACCATCTCCCCGCTTCGCAACCAGCACGGAGTCATCATAGGGGCCTCGAAGATCCTGCGCGACATCTCGGCGGGCAAACGTGCTGAGCGATCGCTTCTGCAGGCCGAAAAGATGGCCGCTGCCGGAAGAATGGCAGCCACTATCGCGCACGAGATCAACAATCCGCTCGAGGCTGTCGTCAATCTGCTCTACCTGCTGCGCGACTCCGTTCACGATCCCCAGGGTGCGTCTTACCTGAAGACGGCCGAGGCCGAGCTGGCGCGCGTCTCCCACATTGCCCGCCAGACCCTCGGCTTCTATCGCGAGCATGGCTCCGCCAGAAAGACCTCGCTGGCCGAACTGGTCCGCCACATCATCGACGTGTATGAGCCCCGCTGCGCGTCCGCAGGAATCTCGCTGGAATACAGCCTGAACACCAGGCGGCAGCTTACCGTGCGCCGCGGCGAGATCATGCAGGTCGTCTCCAACATCGTCGTCAACTCCATCCACGCCCTGCCCAAAGGAGGCTCCCTCGGGATCGCCGTCCAGGACGTCTCGGATGGCGTCACGATCTCCATCCGAGACAGCGGCGCAGGCATCGCCGCCGACAATCTCGCGCGCGTCTTTGAAGCCTTCTTTACAACCAGAGCCTCTATTGGCACCGGTATCGGACTCTTCGTCTCAAAACAGTTCGTCGAAGGCCACGGCGGAAACATCACGATCGAGAGCAGCCAGGACAAACACCGCCACGGAACACTGGTCACCGTCTTCCTGCCCGAGATCACCACCTACGAGAGGCCCAACGCGCAGGATCAAGAGCAGCGCGAGGCGAACGTGTCTTCCTGAGAGCATCTTTCCCCATATGCCGACTTCACGCATCCTCGCCGCCGCTCTGCTGTTCCTCCTCGGGTTCCACAATGCGCCCGCACAGGCGCCCTCTCCCGATCGAGTCATCGTCGATACCGACATCGGCGACGACATCGATGACGCCTTCGCCGTCTCCCTCGCGCTCACCAGCCCGGAGATCTCTCTCGCCGGCATCTCGTCGTCCTGGGGGGATACCGCACTGCGCGCGCGCATGATCGACCGCATGCTCTGCGAGACCGGCCGCGACTCCATCGCGGTCAACGCCGGCGTCCCGACCCGCACGACCACCACCTTCTCGCAGGCCCCCTGGGCGCGCGCAGGCATCGCGCGGACTCACGGGGACGCCATCGCCTTTCTCCTCGACCAGATTCGCACACATCCCCACCAGCTCACCCTGCTCGCTCTCGGCCCGCTCACCAATCTTGGAGCCGCCATCGACCGCGACCCCGCGACCTTCCGCCAGCTCCGGCGCGTCGTCCTGATGGGAGGCTCCGTCCATCGCGGCTATGGCGTTTCCAACGCGCCGCCCGAGCCCGAGTACAACATCGCACGCGATCCCGCCGCCGCGCAGAAGCTCTTCCGCTCCGGCGTTCCGATCTTCATGCTTCCGCTGGACTCCACCCAGCTCAAGTTCGACGAGGCAAAGCGTTCGCAGCTTGCCTCCGTCAGCACGCCGCTCACCGACAGCCTTGAGGTGCTGATCGCCGAGTGGAGCCGCAGCTCCCACACTCCGACCCCGACTCTCTTCGACGTCGTTGCTGCAGCCTACGCCATCTCGCCCGAGACCTGCCCGATGACCCCGCTCCACATCGAGGTCGACGACAAGGGGATGACCCTGCCCACCGAAGGATCGCCCAATGCCCAGGTCTGCCTCCAGCCGCACCCCGAGGCACTGTTCCACCTGCTGATGCCGCGCCTGCTCCACCAGCACATGACCGGCAACAAGGTCTGCGTCGCGCGCTCAGTCGACTAACGCTGAGCGCTAGTGCATGAAGCAGGGGCCCCGCTGATCGTTCTAGCAAATTTCAATGGTGCCATCCTGAGCGCAGCGCAGCGAAGTCGAAGGATCTGCGGTCCTCTTACAGCTCTCCAAATTCTTCCGAGCGTATCAACGCAGATGCACGATAGCCACACATCCGGGTGCCCCATCTTCGACCGCACAGCGGGCTAAGGTGGGTTTTGCAGGATCTCCACCAACAGTCCAGCTCCACTCCCTGACGCGCTTACCCCTTCGCCATCTCCTCCAGCAGCGCCACCGCCATCGCGTTCGCCGGTGTAGGAATGCCATGCGCGCGGCCCTTGCGCACAATCGCTCCATTGCGCGCTGCCGTCTCCATCGGGCGGCCCGCCAGCCGGTCCGCGTGCAGCGAGTTGATCGAGTCGGGATTTCCCCTGCGGCACGCCGCCAGCACCTCTTCCGCGAACCCGTCCGGCAGCTCAGCTCCCTCGGCTCTCCCCACGGCAATGCACTCGCGCAGCATCTCCAGCGCGACCTCGCCGATGGCCTCCTCGCGGAAACCCCCGCGGGCTTCAGCAGCAGCGCAGGCAATGCTCCCACGGCGTTGGAGCACAGCTTCTTCCATGCCACGGTCGTCCAGTCCTCAACGGCGGCTGCGTCCACCTCGGCGCCTGCGAACAGCTCTACAAACTCCCGTCCCAGCAGGGATTCCGGAACCCGCAGACTCATCGGACCGCGCTGCAGAATACGGTCGCCTTCGGCGGAGGTGCTTCGCTCCGCCGGGCAGTCCACAATCACCGGAACGATCCTCTCCTTCGCGATGTACGGCGCAAACCGTTCGCGATGCTCCACGCCGTTCTGCAGGACCGCCACCGGAGCACCCGCCGCACATAGACCATCCAGCCATCGCGCCGAAGCCTCGGCATCGTACGTCTTGGTCGCAATCAGCACCCAGTCGACCGGCTTTGCCTGCTGCGGATCAAGCAGAATCTCCGCCTCGATCCTCCGGCTGCCCGCGGCCGCTTCCACCACAATCTGCCGCGGCCACCTGCGCAGACACAGCACAAGCTGATGCCTCCCCACCGCCTGCAGCAAAGAAGCCACCACCCCACCGATCGCACCCGCACCCACAATCGCAATTCGCGCCATGCCAGTGATTCTAGAATCCCCGGCGTCGACACACATCGCTCCTCACGAACAAAAGGGTGCCCCGCCTTCGCGAAGCTAAGGGATCGTGGCTGAACCGACAAACCGCAGATCCTTCGACTACGCTTCTCGCGATGAGGCCGCGAGAAGCTTCGCTCAGGATGACACTTCATTGGGGGTGTCGGGTGTCGGGTGTCGGGTGTCGGGTGCTGGGTGCTGGGTGCTGGCTGCGGGTGTCGGGTGCTGGGTGCTGGGTGCTGGGTGCGGGTGTCGGGTGTCGGGTGCTGGGTGCCCCACATCTCGATGCTGAGATGTGGGTTTGCAGGATGAATTCACCACCTGGGAAGTGTCATGCCGACCGAAGACGCAAAGTGCCGCAGCGGAGGAACCTGCCCTGAGCGAAGTCGAATGGGATCTGTTTCTTCACCCGGCTCACCAACCGCTTCCGCACCCCAGCCCGCCGCACCGGCAAAACACCCAACGAGTCAACAAAGCCCCTACCCCAGGACCTGTGCCGCATCCTTGGCAAAGTAAGTCACGATAAAATCGGCGCCCGCCCGCCGTATCGAGAGCAGCGACTCCATCATGGCGCGCTGCGGCTCCAGCCAGCCACGCTCGAACGCCGCGTGCAGCATCGAATACTCGCCCGAGACCTGGTAGGCCCCCATGGGCAGATCGAACCGCTGCCGCGCCTCGCGGATCACATCCAGATAAGGCATCGCCGGCTTCATCAACAGCATGTCCGCACCTTCGGCGATATCGAGCTCGATCTCGCGCATCGCCTCGCGCAGGTTCGCTCCATCCATCTGGTAGCTCCTGCGGTCGCCAAACTGCGGGGTCGAATCCGCCGCCTCGCGAAACGGTCCATAGAACGCGCTCGCAAACTTCGACGCGTAGCTGAGGATCGGCACGTCTTCCAAACTCGCCAGATCCATCGCCTCGCGCATCGCCGCCACGCGGCCATCCATCATGTCGCTGGGAGCAACGATGTCTGCACCCGCCCTGGCCAGCGAGGCGGCAGTCTTCGCCAGCAGCGCCAGACTGGCATCGTTGTCCACGTGGTAGTGGTCGCCGTCCCGCGCCACCACGCCGCAGTGGCCATGCGAGGTGTACTCGCACAGGCATACATCGGCCATCATCACCAGCGAATCCAGCGTTCGATTCTTCTTGAACGCCCGCAGCGCATTCTGCACGATGCCGTCATCGGCCCACGCACCGGTCGCCTCTTCGTCCTTCTGGGACGGAAGCCCGAAGAGCAGCAGACCACCCAGCCCAAGCGCGGCGCACCGCTCGGCCTCCTTCACGGCCTCATCCAGAGAAAGGTTGTAGACGTTCGGCATGGAGCCGATGGGCCTGCGAACACCCTCGCCCGGGCAGAGAAACAGCGGATAGATCAGCGCTCCCGGATGCAGATGCGTCTCGCGAACCAGCGAGCGCATCGCCTCGGTGCGGCGCAAACGGCGCATACGCGTAACAGGAAAGTTCATCTCTCCCAGTCTATCCCCGCCGGTATCGGCAGGCGAACCACCCAAGCACGCACGACACAACATGGGTGCCCCATCTTCGCCGCGAAGCGGCTAAGGTGGGTTTTGCAGGATGCCAAACGATCCTCCACTTTCACGGATTCCAAAAAGGTGTCATCCCGACCGAAGCGCAGCGCAGTGGAGGGATCTGCGGTTTGCCCGCACATCTAAAGCCTCCAAATCCAAGGCCAAAGCCCTCAAGGCAGCGTAGCGATAAACGCATTCATCTCCCGCAGCACATCTGCCTCATTCGAGAGAAACACATAATGATTCGCATTCGGAATCCTCACCACATGCGCCGAAGGCACCTCCCTCTCAAACGCCACTGCCTGCTGCTCCGTGTTCTTGTTGTTGGCTGCGATGAACGCTGCCCGCGCTGTGGGATTGTCTTTGAAGAGATTGCCGGGTTCATGCGGATCGGCAAAGATCGCCAGCACAGGCCCCTTGATCGTCGTGAACTTCATCACTCCGTCGATGATCGCCGCGCCCGCGGGAGGCGGCTTCGGCGCACCGGCAGGCGGTAGCGGCGCCGGAATAAGCTTCAAACGTTCCTCCCGAGCGTCTATACCCTTCTCCACCAGCTCAAGGTTTGTACGCAGCGCGGCCATGAATTGTTTCTCATCGGCGGGCATCTTGCCTGGAGTCAACATCCCCAGCCTCTCCCGTAACTCCTTGCCATCGATCTGCATATCCCCGTTCACTTCGTCGTAGAGCGCATACGAATATCCCGCATCCAGATAGATCAGTCCCGCCACGCGCTCCGGATGCCGCGTTCCCACATAACTCAGCTCCTCACCCGCGATCGAATGCCCCGCCAGGACAGGCTTTTCCAGATGCAGCGCATCGAGAACAGCCAGAACATCCTCGCCCATGCGCTCAGCGGAATAGTTCGTGTCATCCGGCACGGGCTTGCTCGATGCGCCAAAGCCGCGCCGCGTAATTCCATACACGTGGTACTTGTCCGTCAGCTTCGCGGCGAACTTGTCAAAGATGTGAGCGTCGTTGCCAAGGCCTGTCAGCAGAACCAGCGGCCGTCCCGTTCCGCCCCAGTCCAGCACCTCCAGCTTGACGTCCTTATCGACCGGGACGAACTGCACTGTATGTGGCGAAGCATCGACCTTCCACGCCGTCTCCGGAGTCGCGCGCTCAAAGGTCAGCGGCAGCGAATCTCCCTGGGTAAACGTTCCGGCAACCGTCTTTCCATCCGCACTCATCGTGCCTTCGTAGGAGGCGTGAAACTGGTCCACAGCAAACTTCAGCATCGAACCCGCGAAAGAGACGGACGTCATTCCTGCCGGGGTCGGTGTCTGGTCGATGCTGTACACCTTGCCCTTCAGAGCGCCGTCACCGCCACGTTCGATCTGCATGACGATGCGGAGCTTCTGTTTCGGCGTATTCAGAGTGCCCTGCCAGGCGCCGGCGATCTCCTGCGCCCGCACCGCCAGGGGAACTGCCATCAGAAGTCCTGCTGCAAAGAAACCCATCCCGCGACGGTTCATCACAACCTCCCAGCACAGCCCTCTCTTTTCAGAAGCGAAGATCTACATCCTGCTTTGTGCGCCAGGAGGGATCGAAACCACTGCCTGGATATGGGTGATAAACCATACGCCGTGGCTGCTGGGCTTGATCATCGAAACCCACGGCGCCAGCAGGATGCACAGGCAGAACCCTACATAGACCATCACCAGCATCGCCTGCGCGATCCTCTGGGCCGGCAGCGTGGACTCCACCTCAACGTAGTAGGCGACCGCCGCCGGCCGCCTGATCCTCGAGCTCACCTGCTGGCGCGCGATGGCGCACGCCGCATCCAGGAACAGCGCAGCACACCGGCTGTTGCGCATCTTCGCGCCGCGCATCTCTTCGTCGTAGATCCACAACATCTCATCTTCAAACTCGCCTCGAAACGAAGGCGGGTAGAGCCGAATCATGCCGCGATACGCGATGCGCAGAAGGTCCTTCATGCGTTGCGAGGTCTCCTCTCCTTCAGTCGTGACTGGGCGGTCGCAATCACGTCCCGCATCCGTTCCACCTCGGCCGCCAGCACCTCGCGGCCCGACGGCGTCATCCGGTAAAACCTGCGCTCCTCGTCCTTCGGCAGCGCCGACCGCGGAACATCCATCACCAGCTTCTGGTCCATCAGCTTCTTCAGGTTGTCGTACAGTGTTCCCGGGCCCAGCCGGTAGCTCCCCTGCGACTGCCGGGCAATCTCCTGGATAATCCCGTAGCCGTGGAGATCCTCACTCGCCAGTGCAAGCAGGATGTGGAGCGTCGCCGCAGAGAGAGGAGAATTGGAGGAGGTCTTCATAATCGGATTCCGACTATATCGCCACTCGACCTTCCGGCGCAAGGTCTTTTTTGAGATCCAGGGAAGCGCCGGACGGAGAGCGGCGACAGGGGCGTAGACCGGTGGCCGGACGAACGAAATACAGGAATTCTTCCCCCTGGAGGCTCAGAATGACGGTTATGGTGGGGGGTGCATCACCGCGGACCGGAGCGGGAGAAACCCGGGAACAAGACGCAAGCGCCGCCCCGGAAGTAGGTCTGCCGCCTTATCCGGCATAAAATATTCCTATGCCCATCGACCAGAACGCGCCGCTTGCCATCGCCGATCCCGAGATCGCCGCACAGATCGAAAACGAAGTCATCCGCCAGCACGAAGGCCTCGAGATGATCGCCTCTGAGAACTTCGTCAGCCGAGCTGTACTGGAAGCCGCCGGAACGGTCTTTACGAACAAGTACGCCGAGGGCTATCCCGGCAAGCGTTACTACGGCGGCTGCGAGTTTGCCGACGTGGTCGAGAACCTTGCGCGCGACCGCGCCAAAAAGCTCTTCAACGCCGAGCACGCCAACGTGCAGCCCTCGTCGGGTTCGCAGGCCAACGCCGCCGCGTACATGTCGATCATCAATCCCGGCGACACCGTACTCGGTCTTGATCTCGCTCACGGCGGCCACCTGACCCACGGGCACAAGCTCAACTTCTCCGGTAAGCTCTACCGCATCGTCGGCTACCAGGTCCGCAAGGACACCGAAACCATCGACTACGACGAGCTTGAGGCCAAGGCCATCGCTGAAAAGCCCAAGGTCATCGTCGGCGGAGGATCCGCCTATCCGCGCTTCTGGGACTTCGCCCGCATGCGCCAGATCGCCGACAAGGTCGGCGCGTATCTCTTTATCGATATGGCCCACTTCGCCGGTCTGGTCGCCGGGGGAGCGCATCCTTCGCCCGTGCCCCACGCCCACATCACCACCACGACGACCCACAAGACGTTGCGCGGGCCTCGCGCCGGACTCATCCTCTGCGGCCAGGACCTCGCTGCAAGCGTCGACCGCTCCGTCTTCCCCGGCCAGCAGGGCGGCCCGCTGGTCCACATCGTCGCGGCCAAGGCCGTTGCCTTCAAGGAAGCGCTCGATCCGGCCTTCTCGACCTACGCTCACCAGGTCGTCGCCAACGCCAAAGTTCTGGCCGAGGCTCTTGCGGGTGAGGGCTTCCGCATCGTCTCCGGCGGAACCGACAACCACCTGATGCTCGTCGATGTCTTCCAGAAGGGCATGTTCGGCTCAGAGGCGGAAAACGCGCTCGGCGCAGCCGGTATCACCGTCAATAAGAACGCCATCCCGTACGACACCAACCCGCCCATGAAGCCCTCGGGCATTCGCGTCGGAACCCCGGCCCTGACCACGCGCGGCATGAAGGAAGCCGAGATGCGACAGATCGCCACCTGGATCGCCCGCGCTCTTGAGAACCGTAACGATGAGGCCGCCCTTCGCAAGATTCGCGGCGAGGTCACCGAGCTGGCCGATCAGTTCCCCCTCTACACCTGGCTCCGCCAGCCCCAGCCCGTCGCGTAGGCCTGCATCCTCGCGAATAAAAAAGGCCTCTTACCGAGGCCCTTTTTATTTAGCGTCATTCTGAGGCGCAGTCGAAGAATCCCTGTATTTCTTTGCAGGATGTCCACGGAACCGCACACCCTCCAAGTAAAGTAAGACCGTGTGCCCCATCTTCGCGGCGAAGGCGCTAAGGTGGGCCTTCGAGCGAAGCTCGAACCGCTCCTCGCCAACCCAACACCCCACAAAGCGATTACACTGGTCTGACCACTCCCGCAAAGGATTCCTCTCAAAATGCCGTGGTTCACCGTCGAAGCCGATGCCATCCCCGCACAACAGGTTAAAGAAGCGGCCATCCGCCTCATCGACGAAGCACAGAAGCGGATCGCCCCCAGACTGAACCGCGTCCTGCTGTTACCGCCTGATCTCACCCGCGCGCACTCGGGGGTGGGAAAGATCACCGAGTGGGTCTACCAGGAGATCATGCGCCGTAACCCGGACGCCCACGTCCGCGTCATCCCCACCCTCGGCCAGCACGTCCCCCACACCGAGGCCGAAAACAGGTGGATGTTCGGCTCCATCCCGAACGACATCATCCTTGCGCACGACTGGCGCAACGGCGTCTCGCATGTTGGCACCATCCCTGCCTCGCTCGTTGCCGAGACCACCGGCGGCGTCGCCGACTGGGAGATCCCCGTCGACCTCAACTCCACCCTCATCGACCAGCCCTGGGACCTCATCGTCAATCTCGGCCACGTCGTCCCGCACGAGGTGCTGGGCTTCGCCAACCATAACAAGAACTACTTCATTGGTCTCGGCGGCAGGCAGACCATCTGCGCCTCGCATATCGCCGCCGCGGTCTATGGCATCGAGAACAACCTCGGCTGCCTGGTCACCCCCCTGCGCGCCTGCTTCAACTACGCGGAAGAGAAGTATCTCTCGCAGCTGCCCGACGTCTACCTCCAGATCGTCATGCAACGCGATGCGGAGAACCGCCTCGTCACCAGCGGCCTCTACATCGGCGACGATCTTGAGACCTACCTCCAGGCTGCCCGCCGCTCGCGTGAGCAGAACATCACCATCTTCGAAAAGCCAATCAGGAAGATCGTTGCTGTCATGCAGGCCGACGAGTTTCGCGCCACCTGGGTAGCCAACAAGGCCGTCTACCGCACCCGCATGGCCATCGCCGACGGTGGAGAGCTGCTGATCATCGCCCCCGGCGTCGAGCGCTTCGGCGAGCAGCCCGAGGTCGATGCCCTTATCCGCAAATACGGATACAAGGGAACCCCGCGCACGCTCGCTCTCTACAAGACGGAGGCCGACATGCAGGGTATCTCGCACGGCGTCGCCCATCTCATCCACGGCTCCAGCGAAGGGCGCTTTACCATCACCTACGCCCCCGGGCCCAGGATCTCCAAAGAAGAGATTGAGCAGGTCGGCTATCAGTACGCTGCGCTCGCGGAGGTCGAGAAGCGTTATGATGCCGCCGTCCTGAAGGAAGGCTGGAACACCATGCCCGACGGCGAAGAGGTCTTCTACATCAGCACGCCGTCAGCCGGCCTGTGGACCACGGAGGCCAAGCTGAACAACCCGGCGCGCAGAGATTTGTCCCGTTCCGCCTGAAGAAGCGCCTTTTCCCGAGACTTCCTCCGCTCTATGCACGTCCATCGATTGAGAGCGCCGAATAAGTGTGTACATTTGTTTCGGAAGGAGGAGTTCGCTTTTCATGACCCTTGAGGTCCTCACCTGGCTGATCGCGATCCCGATGCTCGGTTTCATTACCGGTATGCGCACCCTGACGCCGATCACCGTTCTCAGCTGGTTTGCGTGGCTGCACCTGCTTCCGCTCGACCCCTGGGCCACCTGGGCGGGCAAGCTCCCCGTCGTGCTCGGATTCACCCTGCTGGCCGCGATGGAATATGCTGCCGACAAGTACGGACGATCGCCGCGCCCTACGCGTCCCGCCGTCCTGCTGGTCCGCGTCTTCCTGGGCGGCCTGGTAGGCGCCATCATCGCCACCTCCCTCGACGCCCCTACCAGCGAAGGCATCATCCTCGGCGTCCTCGGAGCTCTGGTCGGGGCCTTCGTGGCCTATCAGCTTCGCCACCAGCTCACCAGCCGCCTCGGCTGCAAGGTCTGGCACATCACCCTCGCTGAAGATATCTTCGCCATCTTCTTCGCCATCTTCTGCATGGGCATCGTCACCGGCTGATGGCCGGGGCAATTGCCAGACCTCCTCCCTCCAAGACCCTTCAGAAGGTGTCATAGGGACTGTCGAAAGTGCATATTCCAAATCGGCTGTCACGAGTGCAGATTCCGAATCATCGGATTACGCAACTTCCATCATGCATCGCCGAGCGACTGCTATCGGATAGCAGACCTATGCCGATACGCCCCTAATGGCTGGTCAGCTTCAACCCGACGATCGAGATCAGCAGCAGCGCAAGAAATCCGATCCGCGGCGCGGAGGCAGGCTCATCGAAGAGAACGATCCCGAGGACCGCGGCTCCCATCGCACCGATTCCCACCCAGACCCCGTAG is a window of Edaphobacter sp. 12200R-103 DNA encoding:
- a CDS encoding PadR family transcriptional regulator, with product MKTSSNSPLSAATLHILLALASEDLHGYGIIQEIARQSQGSYRLGPGTLYDNLKKLMDQKLVMDVPRSALPKDEERRFYRMTPSGREVLAAEVERMRDVIATAQSRLKERRPRNA
- the glyA gene encoding serine hydroxymethyltransferase, whose amino-acid sequence is MPIDQNAPLAIADPEIAAQIENEVIRQHEGLEMIASENFVSRAVLEAAGTVFTNKYAEGYPGKRYYGGCEFADVVENLARDRAKKLFNAEHANVQPSSGSQANAAAYMSIINPGDTVLGLDLAHGGHLTHGHKLNFSGKLYRIVGYQVRKDTETIDYDELEAKAIAEKPKVIVGGGSAYPRFWDFARMRQIADKVGAYLFIDMAHFAGLVAGGAHPSPVPHAHITTTTTHKTLRGPRAGLILCGQDLAASVDRSVFPGQQGGPLVHIVAAKAVAFKEALDPAFSTYAHQVVANAKVLAEALAGEGFRIVSGGTDNHLMLVDVFQKGMFGSEAENALGAAGITVNKNAIPYDTNPPMKPSGIRVGTPALTTRGMKEAEMRQIATWIARALENRNDEAALRKIRGEVTELADQFPLYTWLRQPQPVA
- a CDS encoding lactate racemase domain-containing protein, translated to MPWFTVEADAIPAQQVKEAAIRLIDEAQKRIAPRLNRVLLLPPDLTRAHSGVGKITEWVYQEIMRRNPDAHVRVIPTLGQHVPHTEAENRWMFGSIPNDIILAHDWRNGVSHVGTIPASLVAETTGGVADWEIPVDLNSTLIDQPWDLIVNLGHVVPHEVLGFANHNKNYFIGLGGRQTICASHIAAAVYGIENNLGCLVTPLRACFNYAEEKYLSQLPDVYLQIVMQRDAENRLVTSGLYIGDDLETYLQAARRSREQNITIFEKPIRKIVAVMQADEFRATWVANKAVYRTRMAIADGGELLIIAPGVERFGEQPEVDALIRKYGYKGTPRTLALYKTEADMQGISHGVAHLIHGSSEGRFTITYAPGPRISKEEIEQVGYQYAALAEVEKRYDAAVLKEGWNTMPDGEEVFYISTPSAGLWTTEAKLNNPARRDLSRSA
- a CDS encoding DUF4126 family protein; this encodes MTLEVLTWLIAIPMLGFITGMRTLTPITVLSWFAWLHLLPLDPWATWAGKLPVVLGFTLLAAMEYAADKYGRSPRPTRPAVLLVRVFLGGLVGAIIATSLDAPTSEGIILGVLGALVGAFVAYQLRHQLTSRLGCKVWHITLAEDIFAIFFAIFCMGIVTG